AGGAACCAGAACAGGTGCTGCCAGAGAAGAACGCTTCCCCCTCCGCTCGCCTGTACCGGCTGGCCGCTGACCATGAGGCCGCTCGGCGTGAAAAAGCTTGTCCCGACCATGCGGTCCATGAGTTGCAGTATCCCGGCCGCTTCCAGCGGCGGAAACGCCAGCAGAAGCAAAAATGAGGTCACCAGCTGGGCCCAGACGAAAAACGGCAGGCGCATGAAGGTCAGCCCCTTTGCCCTCAATTGGAAAATGGTCGTGATGAAGTTAACGGCGCCCAGCAATGACGATGTAATAAGGAAAACCATCCCGATCAGCCACATGTTTTGTCCCCAGTAGCCGGTGTTGGCGCTCGGGACGCTGGCCAAGGGCGCGTAAGAGGTCCATCCGGAATTCGCCGCCCCTCCGGGAACGAAAAAGCTCACCAGCATGATCACTCCGCCGGCAAAAAACGCCCAGTAGCTCGCCATGTTGAGCCGCGGGAACGCCATGTCCGGCGCCCCGATCTGGAGAGGCACGATGTAATTCCCGAAAGCCCCGACGGCCAACGGCACGATCCCCAGAAAGACCATGATGGTCCCGTGCATGGCGCCGAGCTGGTTATAAAATTCCGGAAGCATACGTCCGTCCGGCATCCGGTCCGGGCCGAACCATTTGCCGATCAGGGGCAGAGGTTCTCCGGGATAGGCCAGTTGCCAGCGCATGAGCATAATTAAGGAAAAGCCGAACAGCAGGAAGCACAGCGCGGTGATGCCGTACTGCAGGCCGATGACCTTGTGGTCAGTCGAAAAGATGTACTTTCGCCAAAAGGGTAATTCGTGGGAGTCGTGTTGAGAATGGTTCATGGGGATCTTCGCTTGGAAACGCCTGGCCTATTCCTTGGTTGCCGGTTTGCTGAAGGTGAAATCCAGGGTTTTGGTTTCATCCGCCGTGACAGTCACGGAGGTTTTCTGAGCCCCCAGTTTTTCATGCCAGGCTTCGATTTCATAGGTGCCGGCTGGCAAGTTCGCAATCGTGAATGTCCCTTCCTTCGGAGTGACCGAGAAAAACGGGTGCGGCATGACGGCGATCCAGGCTCCCATCCACGGGTGGACGTCACATTTGATGGGGAACATGAATTCCGGCTTGGTAAAGACCTTGATCATTTCCGTCCGGTATTTGGGCATGGCGGTGTTGAATTCTTCGTTTTCCTTGCTTAAGGCATGAACGTTGTGCAGTGTGCCATCCGGGTTGAGGATTTTCACCGGTTGGCCGACCATGACGCCTATGACATGCGGGGAATATTGGCAGCCCTTCTGGGTGATGACAATTTCTTCTGCGGGAGCTGGAAAATTTTGAGAAGCCAGGCCGCTTTTGACATGCACAAAAACGTTTCCCATCGTGTTTCCGTCACCCAGGACAAGCGTTTCCGGGTAAACTTCCGCGGCATGATGGGTCAGGCACACCGGATCCGCGTCCATTTTGAGCGCCTTAAATTTCGGGACGGTCCCGTCATATTTAACGGTCCCGGTCAGAGTGGCGGCCCAGGAAGATCCGGTCAGGAAAGCTGCGGACATGATGATCCCCGGGAGTGTGATAAAATATTTCTTCATGGCCATCCTCCTTAAATTCTTATGTTGACTGGAATAGTGCTTAAAACAGGAATAATGTAAACTACTACACCGCATTTTATTTGTCAAGCACGTATTTGGCAATCTGGCGGGAAGATTCGAATAAAAAAGCGGAGCGGCTGTTTGCCGCCCCGCGATATGGTTGTTTTAAATGGACAGGAACCGTTATCTATTCGATAACACGGTATCGGGGACCAGGGTCATCATGGTACGGCCGGTTGCCCATGGCCGCGGCCCTGCGGACCAGGTCTACAAAATCGGCCCGGTATCCCCAGGGGTCTTTGCCCAAGGCCTCGCCGGCCCGGCGGATGACGTCCTCGTACGACGCCTCCCCCTGGTAACGGGAGTTCCGGAGCAGCAGCCCGAATTCCGCCACGGCCGACGCAAACCGGAAATTTTCCGACAGGGACGGGCGGCCCCATCCACCGCGCTGCAGGGTATGGACGAGCAGGCGGCTCATGTCACCGTCCGGTTCTTTATACCGCAGCTTGACGGTCATAACGTCGTCGCTGTTGGTCACGGTGGATTTTTGGTATTTTAGCGGATCCACATCCCCGTACCCTTCATCATAGGCCCCAGATGGAACAACCTCATAAAGCGCGGTGACCGTGTGCCCGGCGCCCAATTCCCCGGCGTCCTTCCGGTCGTTGTTGAAGTCTTCCCGGGACAACCGGCGGGTTTCATAACCGATCAGCCGGTAGGCCTTGACCTGGCGTGGATTGAATTCAATCTGAATTTTCACGTCCTTGGCGATGGTGAACAATGTCGAACCGAGTTCTTTGCCCAGGACTTTTCTCCCTTCTTCCATGGAATCGAGGTAGTAATAGTTCCCGTTCCCGGCGTCGGCCAGTTTTTCCATTTTGGAATCCTTGTAATTTCCGGTGCCGAATCCCAGGACGGTCAGGAAAATCCCCTGATCACGCTTTTCGGAGACCAGATGGACGAGTTCGGAATCCGTTGTGATCCCGACGTTAAAATCCCCGTCGGTCGCCAGGATGACGCGGTTGTTGCCGTTGCGGATGAAATTCTCCCGGGCGATGCGGTAGGCGAGATGGATCCCCTCACCCCCGGCCGTAGACCCGCCGGCTTCCAGCCGGTCGATCGCGCGCAGGATGGTTTCCTTGTCATACCCCGGGGTTGAATCCAGGGCCAGCCCGGCCGATCCTGAGTAGGTGACGATCGCGATCCGCTCCTGCGGGCGCAATTGTTCGACAAAGAGCCGGAAGGCGGATTTCAGGAGCGGCAGTTTGTTGCTGTTTGCCATGGACCCGGAGACATCGATGAGGAACACGAGATTGCTGGGCGGCATTTCCCGCTCGGCAAGTTCTTTGCCCTGCAGCCCGATCAGGACCAGGTCATGCCCGCGGTTCCAGGGGCAGGGCCCGATCTCGGTGCTGACGGAGAACGGTTCGTTCCCCCGGGGCTGGGGATAATCATAGATGAAGTAGTTGATCATTTCTTCGACCCGGACCGCGTCCGCCGGTGGCATTTGTCCGTTCTGGATAAAGCGGCGGACGTTGCTGTAGGAAGCCGTGTCCACGTCGATCGAGAACGTCGACAGGGCATTTTCGTAAACGCTCTGGAATTCATTCTCGATGATCTGTTCATATTCTTCAGCGTTTCTCGGCTGAACAATGATCGGTTGCGGTTCAACGGGCCGGGGATATGGATAAATGACGCTTTTCATGGGATAGTTCTCATCCCGTTCCTCAAGGCCGGAGATCCGTCTGTCCTTTCCATAGGCACCGCCATCATAATCCGATTTCTGAAATCCTTCGTTGCTGCGTTTCCTCTCGGACATGCCGGCCCGCAGTGCCAGTTCCTGTCTTCCTGTCGCGTCCCGGAAAGCGGGGGCGCTCACGGCAGAGGATTCCTTGACCGTTTTGTAATCCGTCTCCAGGTAGTAGGGCTCGTATTGGCGGGTTGTTCCCATCGAGCGCGAGGCCATCAGCCCGGGAGAATATTGGTCGCTGATGTCATCCGCAGCGGATTTCAGCCGTCCCTGCATAGGGGCCTTGGTCAGGTTGGAAACTTTATCCGCAATGGTCTCTTTCTTGTTCCCACTTTTGTATTCAAACATTTTGGCTTTTTCTGCGTCTGCCAATTGATCTTCACGCTCAGGTCCGGCAGGCAAGGCCGCCGGTTTTGATGGGGCGGTTTCTGCGGCTTTTTCGGACAGATACCGGCTATCATCCCGGGCCCTGCCCTGGATGCTGCGTTGTTGGTAATTTTGGACCGTGAAGACAACCAAAACAGCCACCAGAATCGTGCTCAATACGCCAAGTGATAAGGGGGTTGATCTTTCCATGTTCGCTCTCTCCTTCCCGATCGCGGATCGGATTTTATGTTCAAGATCTGGAGAGAGGGATTCATTCGGCCAGGTTTTCAGCGAGGAGGAGATTTTCTTCAATTCCGCAAGATAGTTGCGGCATTCGGCGCAGTCGCGCAGGTGGGCTTCGGCCCGGGCGGTTTCACCGGCGGAGGCCTCACCATCGAGTGTGGCGGAGATCAGGATTTTCCATTCGATATGATCGTTCATGCGTTTTCCTCCGTGAGGAAAGACGTCAGTTCCCGGCGCAGGCGTTCCCGGCCGCGGAAGATCAAAATTTTTACATTTTCGAGCGAACAGCCGAGGACCTGGCTGATTTCGTCATAACTCATGCCGTGATACTCGCGGAGAATCAGCGCTTCCTTCTGGCTGTCCGGCAGCTTTTCAATGGCCTTGCGGATCTGTTCCCCGGTTTCCTGGTCGGCCAGCCGCATGGAAACAGACGGCTGTTTGTCGGGGACAGGGATTTCATCGTATTCCCCGTTTTGACCCTGGAACCACAGGGAAAAAACGTTTTTGTGTTTGCGGATTTTGCTGATGCAGGCGTTCCGGGTGACGGTGTAGAGCCAGGTGGAAAACTTGGCTTTGGGCTGGTAGGCGTCCCTTCGGACAATGAGAACGCCGAAGACATCGGCTGTCACGTCTTCGGCGTCTGCCCGGTTTCCCAGAATGCGCAAGGCGAAATTCAAGATGGGCTCTTTGTAGCGTTCGTAGAGCATTTCCAGGGCCTTTGGATTACCCTGCTGGTAATCCGCTATCAACTCTTCGTCACGTTGTTCCATGATCCTCGCTGCTGGCTTTATCCCTCTCCGTTTGTTTAAACGCCCGGGAGATCGAAAGGTTACAGGAATTTTCTGCGTTCATGCCGGCGGTTAGCGGTATTTATCGTATTTAAGCCCGATATGGTGGAGGAACCCCTTGAAGTGTTCCGGCACGGGAAAGCCGCGGAATTCCGTCCCGCAGCGGTAACAGACGACCATGTTGGGGATGCGTTTCCGCAGCAGGAAATCCAGAAGGGCGAAAACTGGCAGGCTGATCCCGTAGGTCCATGGGACAAGAACAACGGCGAAGAGCATGATCAGGCACCCCAGAATCTGGTTGAAATCCTTGTCCCGGTAAAACTGGCGGCATTCGCAGACAGGACAGCGTTCAAAGATTTTTTTGACGGAAGCCACTCTCCCCCACGCCGCGCCGCAGGATGGACAGGAGGCGCCTTGCCCTTCGGATGAGATTTCCAGCCGGCCGTAGGCTTTAC
This window of the Candidatus Omnitrophota bacterium genome carries:
- a CDS encoding carboxypeptidase regulatory-like domain-containing protein → MKKYFITLPGIIMSAAFLTGSSWAATLTGTVKYDGTVPKFKALKMDADPVCLTHHAAEVYPETLVLGDGNTMGNVFVHVKSGLASQNFPAPAEEIVITQKGCQYSPHVIGVMVGQPVKILNPDGTLHNVHALSKENEEFNTAMPKYRTEMIKVFTKPEFMFPIKCDVHPWMGAWIAVMPHPFFSVTPKEGTFTIANLPAGTYEIEAWHEKLGAQKTSVTVTADETKTLDFTFSKPATKE
- a CDS encoding sigma-70 family RNA polymerase sigma factor yields the protein MEQRDEELIADYQQGNPKALEMLYERYKEPILNFALRILGNRADAEDVTADVFGVLIVRRDAYQPKAKFSTWLYTVTRNACISKIRKHKNVFSLWFQGQNGEYDEIPVPDKQPSVSMRLADQETGEQIRKAIEKLPDSQKEALILREYHGMSYDEISQVLGCSLENVKILIFRGRERLRRELTSFLTEENA